Genomic segment of Nonomuraea helvata:
TGTCCCGCCGACCACCTCGGCTAGCGTCGCCAAGCGGGACGGGTAGCGGAGAAGGGGGCGTCACATGCCGGACCCGATTGAAGTGCGCAAGGTGCCGATCGAGAGCGTCACCGACGCCTCCGGCCTGTCACGGCTCATCGCCGACGGGGTGATCGAGGCACACCGGGTGCTCGCCGTCATCGGCAAGACCGAGGGCAACGGCGGCGTGAACGACTACACCCGTATCCTCGCCGACCGGGCCTTCCGCGAGGTGCTGGCCGAGCACGGGCATCCGGCCCCGGACAGCGTGCCCCTGGTGTGGTCCGGCGGCACCGACGGCATTCTCAGCCCGCACGCCACCGTCTTCGCCACCACGGCCGACGCTCCCGCCTCCGACGAGCCGCGGCTGTCGGTGGGCGTGGCGATGAGCGAGGTGATCCTGCCCGAGGACATCGGCAGGCCCGCCATGGTGGAGAAGGTCGCGGCAGGCGTCCGCGAGGCCATGAAGATCGCGGGCATCGACGACCCGCGCGACGTCCACTACGTGCAGACCAAGACGCCGCTGCTCACCCTGGCCACCATCACCGACGCCAAGAGTCGCGGCCAGGACACCGCCATCGAGGAGACCGGCCCCTCCATGGACCTGTCCAACTCCACCACCGCCCTCGGCATCGCCGTCGCGCTGGGCGAGATCGACATGCCGCGCGCCGACCAGATCCACAAGGACCTGTCGCTGTACTCGTCCGTGGCATCGTGCTCGTCGGGGGTGGAGCTGGACCGGGCGCAGATCGTTCTGGTGGGGAACGTACGCGGCATCGGCGGCCGCTACCGCATCGGCCACAGCGTCATGAAGGACGCCCTCGACGCCGACGGCATCTGGGAGGCCATCAGGGACTCCGGCCTGCCGCTGCCGGAGCGCCCGCATCCATCGGACCTCGGCGGGCGGCTGGTGAACGTCTTCATGAAGTGCGAGGCCGACCCGTCAGGACGGGTGCGCGGACGGCGCAACATCATGCTGGACGACTCCGACGTGCACTGGCACCGGCAGATCAAGGCCGCGGTCGGCGGGGTGGCGGCCTCGGTCACCGGCGACCCGGCGGTCTTCGTCTCGGTGGCCGCCGTCCACCAGGGCCCCTCGGGCGGCGGACCGGTGGCGGCCATCGCCGACCTGGGATAGCCGGTCCGGCCGCGTGCCGGCTCGGGATCGACATCGTCGGCGGGGTACGGGCATGTCGCCGAAGCGCGAGGGGCCGGGCTTGTTCTAGCTATGTAGAGTACGAGATATGAAGAGAAGCCTGCGGATGACCATGCCGACGCAGGCTGTCCTGCGGGCCCTGCTCCACGATCCCGGGCGCGATCGCTACGGGCTCGAGGTGTGTGAGCTGGCCGAGCTGCCGAGCGGGACGGTCTACCCGATCCTGGCCAGACTGGAGCAGGTCGGCTGGGTGGAGAGCCGGTGGGAGGACCCGGAGACGCACGTGACGGAAGGACGTCCGCGCCGCCGCTACTACCGGATCACTGCGGACGGGGCGGAGCAGGCGCGTGACGCTGTCGCGCGGGCATACCGGTCGCGCAGGCAGCAGGCGCCCGGCTGGCTGAACCGTCCGGGCCCGGCCGGGGGGCGGCTGTGAACGGCTCGCTCCAGCCGCTGCTGAAGGTCGTCGGCGACACGCTCACCGGCGAACGGCTGCATATGGTCGAGCGGGCCTACCTGACGGCCGCCCACTGGCATCGCGGACAGCGGCGGCGCAGCGGCGAGCCCTACATCACCCACCCGGTCGCCGTCGCCGCGATCCTGGCCGAGCTGGGCATGGATCATGAGGTGCTCTGCGCGGCCCTGCTGCACGACGTGCTCGAGGACACCGACTGCCCGGAGCAGGAGCTGGTGCGTGGGTTCGGCGAGCCCGTCGTGCGTCTGGTACGCGACATGGCCGCGCTGCGGGATCCCCGGCAAGTGCCCGCGATCTGGGCGAGCGAGACGGGCGAGCGCGTGCTGATGCTCAAGCTGGCGGACCGGCTGCACAACCTGCGGACGCTGCGCTGGCTGCCCGAGGCGAAGCGCCGGCGGACAGCGCGCCAGACGCTCGAGACTTTCGCGCCGGTCGCAGGCAGGCTCGGTCTGGGGCGTCTCGAACAGGAGCTGGAACGGCTGTCCATCGCCAACCTCCCCGGCGGGGAAGGCGTCCAGGCGTCCTTCGGCGTCATCTCCGCGGGCGCCACCCTGCTTCCACGCGAAGCGCGTGCCCGCTGGCTGGAGGAGTGGCTCGGCGAACTGCACACACTCCCGGGCAGGTGGCCGCGGATACGGTTCGCCGTGCAACTGGTCAGCGGGATGCCGCGGCTGGCGATCACCCTGCGACGGTGGGACGCCCGGGACGGCCACCCCCGGCCAGGCATGGCCGCCGTGCGGGGAGCCGGTCTCCGTTGCCTGCGGTGGGTGCTGGCCTCGGACGTGCGGACCTGGAGTCTGCTCATGCCGCTGGTCGCCTGGCTGGTGCTCGACACGGCGGGGGAGCGGCTCGGTGATGCGGTGACCATCCTGATCACCGTGCCTCCGGTGCTCGCCGCAGGGGTGCGGGCGCTCCGGACCCGGCTCGGAGAGCGGGACGGGCGCGGGTAGTCTCGGGCTGTGCCGAGCATCCCGCGACCTCTCGATCCCAGCGACGACGGCAGCGCCGCGCCCGCCGTCGCCGCCGCGCTCGCCTCCTACCAGGCGGGCACGGCCGATGCCGCCGACGTGCTCAACGCCCTCGGCGGGGCCAGGCTGCTGGTGCCCGTGGTGGCGCTGCTGGCCGAGAGCGAGGTCGGCGCGCACGGGCTGCGGCAGGAGAAGGAGAGCGAGATGGCGCTGCCCAAGCTCGTCGGGGCGGACGGCAGGCAGGCCGTGCTCGCCTTCACCGGCGCGGACGCGCTGGCCAGATGGCGGCCCGACGCGCGGCCGATTCAGGCCACGGCGCTGCAGGTGTGCCAGGCGGCCGTGCAGGAGAAGGCGGCGGCGGTCGTGGTGGACGTGGCGGGGCCGGTGCAGTTCGTGATCGAGGGGGCGGTGCTGGAGGCGCTGGCGGCCGTCGAGTCGGGGACCGTCGATCGGCTCGACGGCGTGACCGTGGCCCGCGTGGAGCCCGCCCGGCGCCGCCGGTGGTTCTCCAAGAAGGTCCGCTGACTCTCTCCATACGGGCGCCGGTGGCGCGAGGGGCGCATTAAGGTCGGCTCGTGGTCGCACTCATGGCGCTCGCCGGGCTGATCTGCGGACGCCGCATCCGGGCGCTGGCCGGCTCCTACGACGACAGCCCGCTCTACTACGACGACCAGGGTCCGGCGCGCCTGTCCGGGTGGTTTCCCGGCGTGGAGGTGGTGACCGCCGCCGTGACCGCCCTCGTCGCCTGGCGGTTCGGGTTGCCGTACGTGACGGGAGCCGTCATCGGCACCGCCCTGGCGGTCATCGACTGGCGTACCAGCCTGCTGCCCGACGCGATCACGCTCCCGGCGTACCCCGTCATGGCCCTGTCACTGGCGCCGACGGGAGAGCTGCCCAGGGCGCTGGCCGGCGCGGCGGCCCTGACGGCGGTGTACGGGGTGCTCTGGTTCATCAGGCCGGAGGCGATGGGGCTGGGGGACGTCAAGCTGGCCGGGCTCATCGGCATGACCGCCGGGGCGCTGGGCTGGCAGGCGTGGATCGTGGCGGCCTTCTGCGGGCAGGTGCTGGGCGCCCTCTACGGCCTGGCGATCCTCCTGACCAGGCGCGGCACCAGGCACACCCAGTTCCCGTTCGGGCCGTTCATGCTGCTGGGCGCGTTCACCACACTCTGTCTCGGCTGGTGAACGCCGGACATCTCACTAGGCAGCACGTGGAAGACTTGTACGCATGTTGCGCTGGTTGACCG
This window contains:
- a CDS encoding PadR family transcriptional regulator; this encodes MKRSLRMTMPTQAVLRALLHDPGRDRYGLEVCELAELPSGTVYPILARLEQVGWVESRWEDPETHVTEGRPRRRYYRITADGAEQARDAVARAYRSRRQQAPGWLNRPGPAGGRL
- a CDS encoding ring-opening amidohydrolase — protein: MPDPIEVRKVPIESVTDASGLSRLIADGVIEAHRVLAVIGKTEGNGGVNDYTRILADRAFREVLAEHGHPAPDSVPLVWSGGTDGILSPHATVFATTADAPASDEPRLSVGVAMSEVILPEDIGRPAMVEKVAAGVREAMKIAGIDDPRDVHYVQTKTPLLTLATITDAKSRGQDTAIEETGPSMDLSNSTTALGIAVALGEIDMPRADQIHKDLSLYSSVASCSSGVELDRAQIVLVGNVRGIGGRYRIGHSVMKDALDADGIWEAIRDSGLPLPERPHPSDLGGRLVNVFMKCEADPSGRVRGRRNIMLDDSDVHWHRQIKAAVGGVAASVTGDPAVFVSVAAVHQGPSGGGPVAAIADLG
- a CDS encoding A24 family peptidase yields the protein MVALMALAGLICGRRIRALAGSYDDSPLYYDDQGPARLSGWFPGVEVVTAAVTALVAWRFGLPYVTGAVIGTALAVIDWRTSLLPDAITLPAYPVMALSLAPTGELPRALAGAAALTAVYGVLWFIRPEAMGLGDVKLAGLIGMTAGALGWQAWIVAAFCGQVLGALYGLAILLTRRGTRHTQFPFGPFMLLGAFTTLCLGW
- a CDS encoding SseB family protein, yielding MPSIPRPLDPSDDGSAAPAVAAALASYQAGTADAADVLNALGGARLLVPVVALLAESEVGAHGLRQEKESEMALPKLVGADGRQAVLAFTGADALARWRPDARPIQATALQVCQAAVQEKAAAVVVDVAGPVQFVIEGAVLEALAAVESGTVDRLDGVTVARVEPARRRRWFSKKVR
- a CDS encoding HD domain-containing protein produces the protein MNGSLQPLLKVVGDTLTGERLHMVERAYLTAAHWHRGQRRRSGEPYITHPVAVAAILAELGMDHEVLCAALLHDVLEDTDCPEQELVRGFGEPVVRLVRDMAALRDPRQVPAIWASETGERVLMLKLADRLHNLRTLRWLPEAKRRRTARQTLETFAPVAGRLGLGRLEQELERLSIANLPGGEGVQASFGVISAGATLLPREARARWLEEWLGELHTLPGRWPRIRFAVQLVSGMPRLAITLRRWDARDGHPRPGMAAVRGAGLRCLRWVLASDVRTWSLLMPLVAWLVLDTAGERLGDAVTILITVPPVLAAGVRALRTRLGERDGRG